Proteins encoded within one genomic window of Gemmatimonadaceae bacterium:
- a CDS encoding LemA family protein, producing MRFRAALLATSLALTGCGYNTIQTYDENVNNGKQQIEVQLQRRHDLIGNLVETVKGQAKQELEVFTQVAQARAGLQGALQKGDPKEMANANEQVTAAVRGLMIAVEAYPQLKSDAAFLRLQDELTGTENRVAVARTDYNGAVQTYNTYIRRFPAVLTAKVIGAKAREYFEVTTPEAREAPKVDFSK from the coding sequence ATGCGATTCCGCGCTGCCCTCCTCGCCACGAGCCTTGCCCTCACCGGGTGCGGCTACAACACCATCCAGACCTACGACGAAAACGTCAACAACGGGAAGCAGCAGATCGAGGTGCAGCTGCAGCGCCGGCACGATCTCATCGGGAATCTCGTGGAAACGGTGAAGGGGCAGGCCAAGCAGGAGCTCGAAGTCTTCACGCAGGTCGCTCAGGCGCGTGCCGGACTGCAGGGCGCCCTGCAGAAGGGCGACCCGAAGGAAATGGCCAACGCCAACGAACAGGTCACCGCGGCCGTGCGCGGGCTCATGATCGCCGTCGAGGCCTACCCGCAGCTCAAGTCTGACGCGGCGTTTCTGCGGTTGCAGGATGAATTGACGGGCACCGAAAACCGCGTGGCCGTGGCCCGGACCGACTACAACGGGGCGGTGCAGACCTACAACACGTACATCCGGCGGTTCCCGGCGGTGTTGACGGCCAAGGTGATCGGGGCCAAGGCCCGCGAGTACTTCGAGGTGACGACGCCCGAGGCGAGGGAAGCGCCGAAGGTGGATTTCAGCAAGTAG
- a CDS encoding RagB/SusD family nutrient uptake outer membrane protein, giving the protein MTAFHRFLPTAALMFVAVAACDSALSADNDNNPDVARVFAAPATIEQTIGTGYQQCRNGYQAITVQPQLLMLSLEAYSQLNNFSMGVRVGIPRTPIVNSRGGPGTGEPFSLYSAEARLARQLANGLSALNTIKKDQPSLVSDGFFARVKSFGFFGMACAIGQLSLLFDSVAVVGPGMASDSVPGLASYSDAMKAAITYLDSAEAIALTAPATGSGGYPAPAAWMSGTTLSRDLFLQVVRQMRARFRVSVARTPAERAAVNWDLAIADATRGVTDVVEATVGGSSGWSIGFQSSQMYVSAGWSQISPMYYGMADVSGQYDAWLARPLTTRTDFLIQSPDKRWPAGNTRALQQAASAAEPASYATMPYVRNRVTGQDVPGDPWGTSNYDYIRYKYIRNAGDNGKWPEFRPEEANLIAAEGYIRKNQFAQAAARIDISRVRAGLPALAGVITSATDVVPGGASCVPRVPVGPAFTSTACGTILEAMKYELRMELAHGRFGSWYFDGRGWGDLITGTAFQFPVPYQEMDSRGRPFYDLGGGGPGTAPRGTYGF; this is encoded by the coding sequence ATGACTGCGTTCCACCGATTCCTCCCGACGGCGGCCCTGATGTTCGTGGCGGTGGCTGCCTGCGACAGCGCGTTGTCTGCGGACAACGACAACAACCCCGACGTGGCGCGTGTGTTCGCGGCGCCCGCAACGATCGAACAGACGATCGGCACCGGCTATCAGCAGTGCCGAAACGGATACCAGGCCATTACGGTCCAGCCTCAGCTCCTGATGCTGAGTCTCGAGGCGTACTCACAGCTGAACAACTTCTCGATGGGCGTACGCGTCGGTATCCCGCGAACTCCCATCGTCAATTCCCGTGGCGGACCGGGGACGGGAGAGCCGTTCAGTCTCTATTCCGCCGAGGCTCGGTTGGCGCGGCAGCTCGCCAACGGCCTGAGTGCGCTCAACACAATCAAGAAGGATCAACCGAGCCTCGTGTCCGACGGGTTCTTCGCGCGCGTCAAGTCGTTCGGTTTCTTCGGCATGGCGTGTGCGATTGGCCAGCTCTCGCTGCTGTTCGACTCGGTGGCGGTTGTCGGCCCGGGCATGGCGAGCGATTCCGTGCCCGGGCTCGCGTCCTACAGCGACGCGATGAAGGCCGCCATCACCTACCTTGACAGTGCGGAAGCCATTGCGCTCACGGCGCCGGCGACGGGATCCGGAGGATATCCCGCCCCCGCCGCGTGGATGTCGGGAACGACGCTGTCACGCGACCTGTTCCTGCAGGTCGTCCGGCAGATGCGTGCACGCTTCCGTGTCAGCGTTGCCCGGACGCCGGCCGAACGTGCCGCGGTGAACTGGGATCTCGCCATTGCCGATGCGACGCGCGGCGTGACCGATGTGGTCGAGGCCACGGTGGGTGGCTCCAGCGGGTGGAGTATCGGGTTCCAGTCGAGCCAGATGTATGTCTCGGCGGGCTGGAGCCAGATCTCACCGATGTACTACGGCATGGCCGACGTGTCCGGCCAGTACGATGCGTGGCTCGCCCGTCCGCTCACGACGCGGACGGACTTCCTGATCCAGTCGCCTGACAAGCGATGGCCTGCGGGCAACACACGCGCATTGCAGCAGGCGGCCTCCGCGGCCGAACCGGCTTCGTACGCCACGATGCCCTACGTTCGCAATCGTGTGACCGGTCAGGATGTCCCCGGCGACCCGTGGGGCACGTCGAACTACGACTACATCCGGTACAAGTACATCCGGAACGCCGGCGACAATGGCAAGTGGCCGGAGTTCCGCCCCGAGGAGGCGAACCTGATCGCCGCCGAGGGCTACATCCGGAAGAACCAGTTTGCCCAGGCCGCCGCTCGAATCGACATCTCGCGGGTCCGTGCGGGCCTGCCGGCACTCGCCGGGGTCATCACGTCGGCAACCGATGTGGTGCCTGGAGGTGCGAGCTGCGTTCCGCGCGTTCCGGTCGGGCCGGCGTTCACTTCGACGGCATGCGGCACGATCCTCGAAGCGATGAAGTACGAGCTGCGCATGGAACTGGCGCACGGTCGCTTCGGTTCATGGTACTTCGATGGACGCGGCTGGGGGGATCTCATCACGGGGACGGCCTTCCAGTTCCCGGTGCCCTATCAGGAGATGGATTCCCGCGGTCGGCCGTTCTACGACCTGGGGGGCGGCGGCCCAGGGACCGCGCCTCGCGGGACCTACGGGTTCTGA
- a CDS encoding nucleotidyltransferase domain-containing protein, which produces MAKMTLDDLIAQLRAIYGNDLVAVALYGSAARGEHIAKHSDLNVLVVVEHITMEHLHREAPIARGWREAGNPPPLTMTRTEWLGGADIFPMEYADILAHHHVLAGDLPIAGIVVDMKDLRLQLEHEAMSKLFRMRHAILLADGDQKALRTMLTDSVSTVMVLFRAVLRMYGEAPSADSLVVCERVSERTTLDTSAVQRVLRHVRHNDPMPAGDLAAVVERYLATVQSLAAWLDAYVP; this is translated from the coding sequence ATGGCGAAGATGACTCTTGATGACCTCATCGCTCAGCTGCGGGCGATCTACGGCAACGACCTCGTGGCGGTGGCGCTCTACGGGTCCGCGGCGCGCGGCGAACACATCGCGAAGCATTCGGACCTCAACGTGCTGGTGGTCGTGGAGCACATCACGATGGAACACCTGCACCGCGAGGCGCCGATCGCCCGCGGGTGGCGCGAAGCCGGTAATCCGCCGCCGCTCACGATGACGCGCACGGAATGGCTGGGCGGGGCCGACATCTTTCCGATGGAGTACGCCGACATCCTGGCGCACCACCATGTGCTCGCCGGCGACCTGCCCATCGCGGGTATCGTCGTGGACATGAAGGATCTCCGTCTCCAGCTCGAGCACGAGGCGATGAGCAAGCTGTTCCGGATGCGCCACGCCATCTTGCTGGCCGATGGTGATCAGAAGGCGCTGCGCACGATGCTCACCGATTCGGTGAGCACGGTGATGGTGCTGTTTCGTGCGGTGCTGCGCATGTACGGCGAGGCGCCCTCGGCCGATTCGCTTGTGGTTTGCGAGCGGGTGAGCGAGCGGACCACGCTCGACACCAGTGCGGTGCAGCGCGTGCTTCGGCATGTACGACACAACGATCCGATGCCGGCGGGCGATCTTGCCGCTGTCGTCGAGCGATACCTCGCGACCGTGCAGTCGCTGGCTGCGTGGCTCGATGCCTATGTCCCCTGA
- a CDS encoding CHRD domain-containing protein, with product MRLSSALFVCAFGAMSLVACGDDDDATTPARERYVVTLNGLNEKPNAVTTTATGSAVVTVLSPDSIEWVVYVSGMDSITAGHFHAGDVNSSGPVMYFTFGGPTTGRGVTGVLNSGIATRQSTFSGVFNYDSLLKRIRAGTTYLNVHTRRYPPGEIRGQVSP from the coding sequence ATGCGCTTGAGCAGTGCGCTGTTCGTCTGCGCGTTCGGGGCGATGAGCCTCGTCGCGTGCGGCGACGACGATGACGCGACCACGCCGGCGAGGGAGCGGTACGTCGTCACCCTGAACGGGCTCAACGAAAAGCCCAACGCCGTCACCACCACGGCCACCGGCAGCGCGGTGGTGACGGTCCTCTCGCCCGACAGCATCGAGTGGGTCGTCTATGTGTCCGGCATGGACTCGATCACCGCCGGGCACTTCCACGCCGGCGACGTGAACAGCTCGGGACCCGTGATGTACTTCACCTTTGGTGGCCCGACCACCGGGCGTGGCGTCACCGGCGTGTTGAACAGCGGGATCGCCACACGACAGTCCACCTTTTCCGGGGTGTTCAACTACGATTCGCTCCTGAAGCGCATCCGGGCGGGCACGACCTACCTCAATGTGCACACGCGCCGGTATCCTCCCGGCGAGATCCGGGGTCAGGTCTCGCCGTAA
- a CDS encoding methionine--tRNA ligase produces MSRPFYITTAIDYANGDPHLGHAFEKIGADVIARYKRLAGDRVHFLTGLDEHGQKVAQAAADRGLSPQQFVDAIAGRFTAMWTRLGISNDQFIRTTDAAHKRGVVALIERIRAISPDDFYEQTYEGWYCVGCELFKRENEIADGKCVLHPTRELAWTQERNWFFRLSRHAEFLRNLISGNAAFLRPESRRNEMLALLDQGLEDISITRSRLSWAVPFPLPSSSGETQGTWVWFDALPNYITAAGYPDASFADRWPAQVHVVGKDINRLHSIVWPAMLRSADLPIPEAVWVHGFVQLGGERFSKSAGVKLELADATDRFGVDAFRYFLMREVPFDGDGNFSWERFEERYTADLANAWGNLASRSIAMVEKYCQGRVPSAPLTSLDEADRTDYDAYHAAMDGRDGYLLHEGLKAVWSTIARGNEYVDRQAPWKLAKDPAQRPALEATMAALCRHLARQCVALYPFMPGKCEELWRQLGAPSHLPDQRFEHLASLDCAGWAVSKGAGLFPKG; encoded by the coding sequence GTGAGCCGGCCGTTCTACATCACCACCGCGATCGACTACGCGAACGGTGACCCGCACCTGGGCCACGCCTTCGAGAAGATCGGCGCGGACGTGATCGCCCGGTACAAGCGTCTGGCCGGTGATCGCGTGCATTTCCTGACCGGCCTCGACGAACACGGGCAGAAGGTCGCCCAGGCGGCGGCCGACCGGGGCCTGTCGCCGCAACAGTTCGTGGACGCCATCGCCGGCCGCTTCACGGCCATGTGGACGCGGCTCGGCATCTCCAACGATCAGTTCATCCGCACGACGGACGCGGCACACAAGCGCGGCGTGGTGGCACTGATCGAACGCATTCGCGCGATCAGCCCCGACGACTTCTACGAGCAGACGTACGAGGGGTGGTACTGCGTGGGGTGCGAGCTGTTCAAGCGCGAGAACGAGATTGCCGACGGCAAGTGCGTGCTGCACCCCACGCGCGAACTGGCGTGGACGCAGGAGCGCAACTGGTTCTTCCGGCTCTCCCGACACGCGGAGTTCCTGCGGAACCTGATCTCGGGCAATGCAGCGTTCCTGCGACCCGAGTCGCGGCGGAACGAGATGTTGGCCCTGTTGGACCAGGGGCTGGAGGACATCTCGATCACGCGCTCGCGTCTCTCGTGGGCGGTGCCCTTCCCGCTGCCCTCCTCGTCTGGTGAGACGCAGGGCACGTGGGTATGGTTCGACGCCCTGCCCAACTACATCACGGCAGCGGGGTACCCCGACGCGTCGTTCGCCGACCGGTGGCCGGCCCAGGTCCACGTGGTGGGCAAGGACATCAATCGGCTGCACTCTATCGTTTGGCCAGCGATGCTGCGCTCGGCAGACTTGCCCATCCCGGAGGCGGTATGGGTGCACGGGTTCGTGCAGCTGGGCGGCGAACGCTTCAGCAAGTCCGCGGGGGTCAAGCTCGAGCTGGCGGATGCGACCGATCGCTTCGGCGTGGATGCGTTTCGCTACTTTCTCATGCGTGAGGTGCCGTTCGATGGTGACGGCAACTTCTCGTGGGAACGGTTCGAGGAGCGCTACACCGCCGACTTGGCGAATGCCTGGGGCAACCTGGCGAGCCGTTCGATCGCGATGGTGGAGAAGTACTGCCAGGGCCGCGTGCCCTCAGCGCCCCTAACCTCGCTTGATGAGGCGGACCGCACGGACTACGACGCGTATCACGCCGCCATGGACGGACGAGACGGGTATCTGCTGCACGAGGGCCTCAAGGCCGTGTGGAGCACGATCGCGCGCGGCAACGAATACGTCGATCGGCAGGCGCCGTGGAAGCTGGCCAAGGATCCGGCGCAGCGACCAGCGCTCGAGGCGACGATGGCGGCGCTCTGCCGGCACCTCGCCCGGCAGTGTGTGGCGCTCTACCCGTTCATGCCCGGCAAGTGCGAGGAGCTGTGGCGCCAGCTCGGAGCACCGTCGCACCTGCCCGATCAGCGGTTCGAGCACCTCGCGTCGCTCGATTGCGCCGGCTGGGCGGTGAGCAAGGGAGCGGGACTGTTCCCGAAGGGCTGA
- a CDS encoding TPM domain-containing protein, giving the protein MPHRLVTVLFPALAGALLWFQQAVAIPSPPRGFSASEADMVVDEARVLSGDAVARMNRAIFAVKAASGGEIVVVTMPDIGGREVGDVALRIGREWRVGSNAAIGDRSRNAAVVVLLIPKETASDGRGQISIQTGQGAEGFITDAIAGDIRREAIPYLQAQDYSSALELITQRLAQRYATEFSFSLDSTVVDSRFVQRQRGGGTVQPSSALVVFVVLLVLFVMMASARGGRRRGCLYLLASEAFNATSYRHGRGSWGGGGFGGGSWGGGGGGFGGFGGGGGFSGGGSSGSW; this is encoded by the coding sequence GTGCCCCACCGACTGGTGACGGTACTCTTTCCTGCCCTCGCGGGCGCGTTGCTCTGGTTCCAGCAGGCCGTCGCCATTCCATCCCCGCCACGCGGCTTCAGCGCCTCCGAGGCCGACATGGTCGTGGACGAGGCCCGCGTGCTGTCTGGCGATGCGGTGGCGCGGATGAACCGGGCGATCTTTGCCGTGAAGGCGGCGTCGGGCGGCGAGATCGTCGTCGTGACCATGCCCGACATTGGGGGGCGCGAGGTGGGCGACGTGGCCCTCCGGATTGGGCGTGAATGGCGCGTCGGCTCGAACGCCGCGATTGGGGACCGTTCGCGCAACGCCGCGGTCGTCGTGCTGTTGATCCCAAAGGAGACCGCGTCCGATGGCCGCGGGCAGATCTCGATCCAGACGGGGCAGGGCGCCGAGGGCTTCATTACGGACGCCATCGCCGGAGACATCCGTCGGGAGGCGATCCCGTACCTGCAGGCACAGGACTATTCGAGCGCTCTCGAGCTGATCACGCAGCGGCTCGCCCAGCGATACGCGACCGAGTTTTCGTTTTCGCTCGACTCCACGGTCGTGGATTCGCGCTTCGTCCAGCGCCAACGTGGCGGCGGCACCGTGCAGCCGAGTTCTGCGCTGGTGGTGTTCGTGGTGCTGCTGGTGCTCTTCGTGATGATGGCGAGTGCCAGGGGAGGTCGGAGGCGCGGGTGCCTGTATCTCCTGGCGTCCGAGGCGTTCAACGCGACCTCATACCGACACGGACGCGGCTCATGGGGTGGGGGTGGCTTTGGTGGCGGCAGCTGGGGTGGAGGCGGTGGTGGCTTTGGCGGGTTTGGTGGCGGAGGTGGTTTCAGCGGTGGCGGCTCCAGCGGGAGTTGGTGA
- a CDS encoding acetyl-CoA carboxylase carboxyltransferase subunit alpha: protein MASTPTLEFERPIFELEKQIDELKKLAGDQQLSVESEIAPLEQKLATLRTEVYRNLSPLQRLQVARSSKRPFSLDYLRLCFTDFVELHGDRLFREDAAIVGGWARLDGETVMVIGHQRGRDTKENLRRNFGMPHPEGYRKALRLMKLAEKFHVPVLTFIDTPGAWAGLGAEERGQAEAIARNLFEMSHLEVPIIATVIGEGGSGGALALGIADRVLMLENSVYSVITVEGCAAILWKDGKSPEMRERAASALKITAQDLLELGVIDEIVPEPAGGAHTNHEVAAAALQEALIRQYEELRKMKPEKLVRRRREKFLKMGKFTE, encoded by the coding sequence ATGGCGAGTACTCCTACGCTCGAGTTCGAACGGCCGATCTTCGAGCTCGAGAAACAGATCGACGAACTGAAGAAACTGGCGGGTGACCAGCAGCTGTCGGTCGAGTCGGAGATCGCGCCGCTCGAGCAGAAGCTCGCGACACTGCGCACGGAGGTCTATCGCAACCTGTCGCCGCTGCAGCGACTGCAGGTGGCGCGCAGCAGCAAGCGCCCGTTTTCGCTGGACTACCTGCGCCTCTGCTTCACGGACTTTGTCGAGCTGCATGGCGACCGGCTCTTTCGCGAAGACGCGGCGATCGTTGGCGGCTGGGCCCGCCTGGACGGCGAGACGGTCATGGTCATCGGTCACCAGCGCGGGCGTGACACCAAGGAGAACCTGCGACGCAACTTCGGGATGCCGCACCCCGAAGGCTACCGCAAGGCGCTCCGCCTGATGAAGCTGGCGGAGAAGTTCCACGTTCCGGTCCTCACGTTCATCGACACGCCGGGCGCGTGGGCCGGCCTGGGCGCCGAGGAGCGCGGCCAGGCCGAAGCGATCGCGCGGAACCTGTTCGAGATGAGCCACCTCGAGGTGCCGATCATCGCGACCGTGATCGGCGAGGGCGGATCGGGTGGCGCATTGGCGTTAGGCATCGCCGACCGCGTCCTGATGCTCGAGAACTCGGTCTACTCGGTGATCACGGTCGAGGGCTGTGCCGCCATCCTGTGGAAGGACGGCAAGAGCCCGGAAATGCGCGAGCGCGCGGCCTCCGCGCTCAAGATCACCGCGCAGGATCTGCTGGAACTCGGCGTGATTGACGAGATCGTCCCCGAACCCGCCGGCGGCGCCCATACCAATCACGAAGTGGCGGCCGCTGCGCTGCAGGAAGCCCTGATCCGTCAGTACGAGGAGCTGCGCAAGATGAAGCCGGAAAAGCTCGTCAGGCGGCGCAGGGAGAAGTTCCTCAAGATGGGAAAGTTCACGGAATAG
- a CDS encoding thioredoxin domain-containing protein encodes MRPALLVIAAVAVAACTQADARPLAANAPRIVDLPAQAPGGQQKALPDPRVTRADLARIDGKPEAKLWILVVSDFQCPFCKEYHEKTEKQVHKEFVETGIARLAYINYPLKIHKNAVPAAEAAMCGGAQDKFWPFHDRLFATVGTWGNLASPSAAFEGIAAELKLNVPIWKKCVADHVMVPMIQADYQRGSSAGASSTPTFLIGRVVIPGNAPIEVFRTAVKETLAGTM; translated from the coding sequence ATGCGCCCTGCGCTCCTTGTGATCGCCGCCGTCGCGGTGGCCGCCTGCACTCAGGCCGACGCCAGACCGCTGGCCGCCAACGCACCCAGAATTGTCGACCTGCCGGCTCAGGCCCCCGGGGGACAGCAGAAGGCCCTGCCGGACCCACGCGTCACCCGCGCTGACCTCGCGCGCATCGACGGAAAGCCCGAGGCCAAGCTCTGGATTCTCGTCGTGAGCGACTTCCAGTGCCCCTTCTGCAAGGAATACCACGAGAAGACCGAGAAGCAGGTGCACAAGGAGTTCGTGGAGACGGGCATCGCGCGGCTCGCGTACATCAACTACCCGCTCAAGATCCACAAGAACGCCGTACCGGCGGCCGAAGCCGCGATGTGCGGTGGCGCCCAGGACAAGTTCTGGCCTTTCCATGACCGCCTCTTCGCGACCGTCGGCACGTGGGGCAACCTTGCGAGTCCCTCCGCGGCGTTCGAGGGCATCGCGGCGGAACTCAAGCTGAACGTCCCGATCTGGAAGAAGTGCGTTGCAGACCACGTCATGGTCCCGATGATCCAGGCTGACTACCAGCGCGGGTCGAGTGCCGGCGCATCCTCGACGCCGACGTTCCTCATCGGCCGGGTCGTGATCCCCGGAAACGCGCCGATCGAGGTCTTTCGCACGGCGGTGAAGGAAACGCTGGCCGGCACCATGTAG
- a CDS encoding DUF4397 domain-containing protein: MRALVRLLGVIPALSLVACENDPGVELAPTAPIAYVRYVHVVPDTSAMDWRPIDAVDNSPWAYGMTFRANTPYQAMGAGARRLRIFPTSDNINITSQIVMDTSITFTANTYYTVIHLGLARPGGAPADRLWVLEDQVPATIGANQIAVRVVNAGVNLGSVDVGTASSTTGTFASLVSGVAYGTASAYQLVATGARALQATAPGASTVVAPASALPVGSAAINGLTAIGGTDIGGTAITALVVPRSVAGSLAPQGFSTPGILYLVDRVPR; this comes from the coding sequence ATGAGAGCTCTGGTTCGCCTGCTTGGTGTCATTCCGGCACTCAGTCTGGTCGCCTGCGAGAATGACCCCGGCGTGGAGCTGGCCCCCACCGCGCCGATTGCGTACGTACGCTATGTGCACGTGGTCCCCGATACGTCGGCGATGGATTGGCGCCCGATCGACGCGGTCGACAACTCACCGTGGGCGTACGGGATGACCTTCCGGGCCAATACGCCATATCAGGCCATGGGCGCGGGGGCGCGTCGCCTGCGGATCTTCCCAACGAGCGACAACATCAATATCACGTCGCAGATCGTGATGGACACGTCGATCACCTTCACGGCCAATACCTACTACACGGTCATTCACCTCGGGTTGGCGCGGCCTGGCGGTGCGCCGGCCGACCGGCTGTGGGTGCTGGAGGACCAGGTCCCTGCGACGATCGGGGCCAACCAGATCGCGGTGCGGGTCGTGAACGCCGGGGTGAACCTGGGCAGCGTGGATGTGGGCACCGCGTCGTCGACGACGGGCACCTTTGCGAGCCTGGTGTCGGGCGTGGCCTACGGCACAGCCTCGGCATACCAGTTGGTCGCGACAGGGGCGCGCGCCCTGCAGGCCACGGCGCCAGGAGCGTCGACCGTGGTGGCCCCGGCGAGCGCGCTGCCGGTTGGTTCTGCAGCAATCAACGGACTTACCGCCATCGGTGGCACCGACATTGGTGGGACAGCCATCACGGCTCTGGTCGTGCCACGCTCGGTGGCCGGATCACTTGCGCCACAGGGATTCTCCACGCCGGGCATCCTGTACCTGGTGGACCGGGTGCCGCGCTAG